The Chanodichthys erythropterus isolate Z2021 chromosome 14, ASM2448905v1, whole genome shotgun sequence genome window below encodes:
- the gtf2f2b gene encoding general transcription factor IIF subunit 2b, whose translation MSDKGQDVDLTRAKQNTGVWLVKVPKYLSQQWAKASGRGEVGKLKIGKAQGKTVVSFNLNEDLTVVECSGEKVSSVRSPREHPFTMQTVGGQSLAVFTESSDKLALEGMVVQRAECRPAVSESYMKLKKLQIEESTKPLRFSQKLEKAITTNYKPVSNHSHNVEYEKRKKEEGKRARADKQKVLEMLFSAFEKHQYYNIRDLVDITKQPVIYLKEILREICVYNSRGPHKSTWELKPEYRHYEEGQEEEEKME comes from the exons ATGTCAGACAAAGGACAAGACGTCGATTTAACTAGAGCCAAACAAAACACTGGAGTCTGGCTGGTGAAG GTTCCCAAATATCTTTCTCAGCAATGGGCAAAAGCATCTGGGCGAGGAGAAGTAGGCAAACTTAAAATTGGGAA AGCTCAAGGAAAGACTGTG GTGTCTTTCAATCTAAACGAGGATCTGACAGTTGTGGAGTGCTCCGGGGAGAAGGTTTCATCGGTGCGCAGCCCTAGAGAACATCCCTTCACCATGCAGACGGTGGGAGGTCAGAGCCTCGCTGTCTTTACTGAGAGTTCAG ACAAGCTGGCTCTTGAAGGCATGGTTGTGCAGCGAGCTGAATGCAGACCTGCGGTCAGTGAGAGCTACATGAAATTAAAGAA GCTGCAGATTGAAGAATCCACCAAACCTCTTCGTTTTTCTCAAAAGCTTGAGAAAGCCATCACAACAAATTACAAACCTGTGTCCAACCACAGCCATAAt GTGGAATAtgagaagagaaagaaagaggaagGCAAGCGTGCAAGAGCTGACAAACAGAAAGTTCTGGAAATGCTCTTCTCTGCTTTTGAGAAGCACCAGTACTACAACATCAGAGACCTGGTGGACATCACAAAACAACCGGTG ATTTACCTGAAGGAGATTCTCAGGGAGATCTGCGTGTACAATTCCAGAGGGCCTCATAAGAGCACCTGGGAGCTGAAACCTGAATATCGCCACTACGAGGAAggacaagaggaggaggaaaaaaTGGAGTAA
- the kctd4 gene encoding BTB/POZ domain-containing protein KCTD4 produces MEWNLRRMESELRQINPDLLQPSKSFKKPSSGTITINVGGYLYAAQRQTLAKHPGSLLEEMVTGKKPVLHVDSMGNTFIDRDGPIFRHVLNFLRMGELVLPEDFKEAELLRREADFYRLSELAQALQDWEQQQAGQREPAFLEVTDSHERSQGLKVYCSDSSFIEKVKNRLVQISKSRLDGFPEEFEVSSNIIQFRHFIKSEQGSRLVLKQDSTFLCTLECLKLETVMLALKGGFRLLTSLDSSRGSVVQCEALHFVK; encoded by the coding sequence ATGGAATGGAATCTCAGAAGGATGGAGAGCGAACTGAGACAGATCAATCCTGACTTGCTGCAGCCCAGCAAGAGCTTTAAGAAACCTTCCTCCGGCACAATCACCATCAACGTGGGGGGCTACCTGTACGCCGCACAGCGCCAGACCCTGGCCAAGCACCCCGGCTCCCTGCTGGAGGAGATGGTAACCGGGAAGAAGCCCGTACTCCACGTGGACTCCATGGGTAACACCTTCATCGACCGTGACGGGCCCATCTTCCGGCACGTGTTGAACTTCTTGCGCATGGGCGAGCTGGTGCTGCCCGAGGACTTCAAGGAAGCCGAGCTGCTCCGCCGCGAGGCCGATTTCTATCGGCTGAGTGAGCTGGCGCAAGCCCTGCAGGACTGGGAGCAGCAGCAGGCCGGTCAGCGCGAGCCCGCTTTCCTGGAGGTGACGGACAGCCACGAGCGCTCGCAGGGTCTGAAGGTCTACTGCAGCGACAGCAGCTTCATAGAGAAGGTGAAAAACCGCCTAGTGCAGATCTCCAAAAGTCGCTTGGATGGCTTTCCGGAGGAGTTCGAGGTGTCATCAAACATCATCCAGTTCCGGCATTTCATCAAGTCGGAGCAGGGCTCTCGGCTTGTGCTGAAGCAGGACAGCACATTTTTGTGTACACTAGAGTGTCTGAAGCTGGAGACGGTGATGCTGGCACTCAAAGGAGGTTTTCGCCTGCTCACCAGCCTAGACAGCAGTCGCGGATCAGTGGTTCAGTGCGAGGCTCTGCATTTTGTCAAGTGA